Genomic segment of Porites lutea chromosome 13, jaPorLute2.1, whole genome shotgun sequence:
CATGAAAGAGCTGCCAAGAACAATACTCAAAAAACATTATATTTGTCATCAAGTTAACATTTTAGCCATTCACGTTACTGGAGGAGTTTCGGTTTGGTTTTCAAGCCCTTTCTTAGGTATCCCTTGTTATTGAAAGAGCGATAGCAAGTCTAGTTAAAACTAGGTTACAGTATGAGACGCTGAACGCGAATGAATGCCCCTGGTGGCTGACAGAGTGGAAGCCCTGCCAAACACAGAATCGCGGGTGTTTCTGAATTGTACAAGCAACTCTTAGCAACCAGGTTATATGTCAATTAGAAGACCCACACAAGTTTGGAGGGCGAAACGGGCAGCTGCATATTGTGCAATAAGGCCCCAGTTCAGAAAGTGTGGCTGACATCTTGTCTGGGTGCTGTGCGCTGGCACAGAGGAAGTACTTTTCCCGTCATGACTCAGCTTTAAAGGAACCCTACGCTTTTAATGAGCCTGAATCACCATTTACCTCCGatttctttgttaaaaaaatcgctaaaaaatGGTAACTAACTTAATGTTTAACGACGTTGACCTCTTTCTCAGTTGTGGTTAATAGAATACTCTTAtgagttttttcaaaaactgCCATCTTGGTGTGCGAGTGCGCATGAAATTGGGGACAACTCATGGCCCAAAGCTTCCTTCAAATTGATTGGTTGGGTGTTAGCAGCAATACGTGATCGCCCAAAGTGGTCTATATATTATACTATAATAACCTTGTCACCTGTAGCCTTAACATTTTCTCGGACATGGCACTAATTAAAATAAGTAAATGTATTTACCTTCAAGTTTGGAACAGGATCCTAAAGATTTACAGTATTAGTGTTCAAATTTTTTCGTCTGTTCTCGACCTTTTTCATTACTGCTAACAAGGCCCTCTGCAACATTTGAAGTCAGTAATACGCCAGTAGCAAAGTTAACAAGAGACTCCATTTCTAGGACGAAAGGGTTACTCAATAAAACAGACAAGGATAAAACAGTCAACTAGCTTCCTGACGTCTTCTTAATAACGCTTCACTCTCTTCTATGTAGCTTCCTTGTGTTGTTACGCATCTTTTTCAGAATTATGAGTCTCTTAGGTGAATAGTTAGAAACAATATTTCTAGCGATCTTGGACTTTGAGATATGCCAACACTCCCACCCTTTTGACTTCGAGGCGGCTACGTAGATTGCTCCAGGGTTGTGTCAGCTGAGACATGACGCGAGAAAATGCCTGATCACTGCCGCTAATGGAGTGATTTTCAGCAATAAATTCTTGCTACACTCAGTTTGAGTGTTGTGACTCCAGTAGCTTCGTATTTCAGCCAGATAAAGTGGTAGCCATCCTGCATACTTACAGGTCTTTCCAATGAAAAAAATGCGGCGAAGTAGCTGCAATAGCAGATATATTAGAAGCAAGTGCCAATTTGTACTAACCATGCCTGAAAACATACTGCCACCAAATTGCAAACACCTTTGACGAGGCTCCTGCGTGCGATTCGGTGACTTCAAACAGAGATGTCAGTATCGTTAAGCTCTTTCTTTTAGTAGGTTAACCCTCTCTGATACACTTTCCTTCTTCTATACGACCTCAACCAAATCAGCAATATTTTGAGAGAGACCCTCTTCTCAGGAGTCAAATGTCTTCTTTTGGAACACTTACACGCTCTTGAAGCAATCCCTAAATGCAGTATTTTTCTCTTATGAGTACGAAAATAGACAACTTAAGGTAATAACATGTCGTCTTTTTCTTAACGATCTCTatttcttatttaaaaaaaaaaaatatatggtaaTGGTAATGACGATGCTAACACGATGTAAATATTCAATTAAACCTTAAGGCAAGTTTTGTACTTACCCTGCATGCCACCCCCTATAGCACCTGCGATTGGGCTAAACTCATCATTTTCCGTTTACAGAGTCTTGACCTAGATACCGAGATAGAGGCTGCTAATGGAAAGGGCCTGCAGGCCATAACGGTGTTTGCACATTCCATCAAATTTCTTAAGGACAAAGCTGTCCACGTCATTCGACAAAAGACTGAAGATGATAGCTTTAAAGTCGAAGATGTTCAGTGGGTTTTAACTGTTCCTGCCATTTGGAATCCAAAAGCAAAGCAGTTCATGAGAAAAGCAGCTTATGAGGTAAGAAAATACCGTACCAATCTCCTAAAAGACTGAAATATTGGAGTACTGCAGTGAATAAATTAggcattgtttgtttttgtttatgtttgtttgatatgctttgtttttttataatgatttttgaaattacttctttttttttttaagtacacatgaaaagaaaaagaacgaaaagaacaaacaaacaaaacaatcgTAACAGTTTATTGAAATATCTTTGCTATTAAGAATCTCTTTGGGCTGTACATGGCATGCTATTAACACATCTCTATCTTTTCGATTTCTTTTAACAGGCTGGGATTGGCTCACCTAACAATCCAGAACAGTTGTTGATTGCCTTAGAGCCTGAGGCCGCAGCTGTTTTGTGCATGGAGAGGAAACTGCATGACCCAGCATCAAAAGAGGAAATTGAATCTGTGGAAAAGCCGCTAAGTTTCCCTCTTTTGCAGTATATGGTCGTCGATATTGGTGGTAAGTGAGTCGTATATCAATGGCTGTCACTTGAACACAGTGGTACTGAAATTTAAGATGCATCTCCGATCAAATTGAGAAAAGTTCAATCTTACCGCCATTTTGACTACATAAAGTGAAAATATAATCTGGGAAACTATACTATGTTCCTTCATGTAGCATTGCATTTAAAGTTTGATGAAAGACCCATTGCATCATTGTGTCGTTTCTCTGAGTAAACAAAGCTCAGGCAGCGTAGCACAAAAAGGGGCTTCAGCTGTTGAGATGCGACGAACGGCTTTTaagctaaaagaaaaacaacaacaacaacttacaACAAGCACAACCGAACTACTTTTTCTTTGTAGGTGGCACTTTTGACGTTACAGTACATGAAAGGCAGGGTAACGGTGCcttaaaagaaatttacaaagtAACTGGTGGACCTTATGGTGGGATGAAAGTGAATTGGCAGTTTCAAATTCTCCTGGATGAGGTTTTTGGTGCTCCCAAGTTACGTGATTATCGCGTACAGTTTCCGGGTGATTGGCTAAAGTTAATGAATGATTTTGAGGTGAAGAAAAGAGGGACACGAGCtctggatagaaaagaaacaaGGATTCGTCTTCCAGCTAGCTTCATTTCTTCCATCAACGATTTTCGTTCCTCTTCTTTGAAGCGCTTCAAATCAGGAGAAGTAAAAATACTCAACGATGAATATCTGTGTTTGAGTCCCAGTGCTATGCTGAAACTGTTTGAACCCGTCCTTGAAACCATGAAAGAGCATCTGAATGGTCTTCTCAATTTATCAGAGCTTTCCAAAGTCAACATGATGCTCCTTGTAGGAGGATTTGCAGAATCTAGTATCCTCCAGGAAGACATAAAAACGCAATTTTCAAGGTAGGGATATAGCAACGCTTCTTTGTTTAAAGGGAGAAATTTTTTTCGGGCTCGAGCTTAATTAAGCAACGCGAAATGATAATTGTGACCATTATGATATAATAGAGTTAAATTTAAGAGCACCtgcaagtttttcctttttttgggaTTACCGTGTGgtacgaaatttttgcgggctctaatttttgcgatttttccagcgatccgcacAAATAAGTTCCGGCAAATAAAAATAacccgcaaacatttttcctgcaaaaatttactccagagtaaatattctctaacttaaattcgctagaCAAAAATACattactaagaaatcgtgtctgttcaactAAAACTTATCTGTTACGTTCAGAAACAAACTAAGCGGTATACAATAAAATACTGGTTTTACATAGGGTACGCATACCGTAGTACCgtttgaaaatatatatttgtgtTGCACGTACTtaacaaaacgaaaatattatcaagcAGGGGACTgagtactttctgaaaatcgcaaaaattatttcccagcaagaaaaaaccAATCTGttctaatcgcaaaaattagttctcgcaaaacacaaacaaataGCAAGAAGGAAGAGCCTACCCGTAGAAAAGGGGATCGCCCCTGTTTGTCCATTCAATACTAAGCTTGTGCATTGGcctcagaaaaaaaggaacgcTTTGGGGCAGGAGATGAGCCATGTCCAGCCCTGACCATAAAATCCAGAGTTTCTACAGTTCTtaacttagttccacacttctcagaggtgtggaagtagTGAATAGTCTAAATACAAAGTCAGAATATTTTCACACTGGTCCCCTAGTCATGAACCCAGTTtttcattctttacttagttctttttttttttaaaagaagtgtAGTGCAGTTTAGAAGTGTACGATAGTCTGACATTGAAAGAAAGTCAAAGGCAGACCTGCACGGACTCCCATTGTGGTATTATTGGTTACGCCGCATTATCAACTGCCTTCAAGTTACATTTTTGCTCTTTCAAGCATGCGTTTTAGAGACTTGCCTCTTTTGTAAGATATGATCGGAGgtcttttaaaaattgttttcagcagAGGCCGATTTTCTATTAGACTCCAGTTTGCCATCAATGCCTTTTTAAGATCTTGTACTGCTGGGTGATATGTTGTAACCGAGGCAACTAAGTATAATATCTTAAGGTCAAAGCTTTTTGCAAAAATTATGTATTTTCTGCAATGTAAATTGATTGCATAGCAACCGTGCAGTTATAAAGTTTATAAAATGGCAGTTAAGCGAAGCTGTAAAGGTAGGTGCAGCGTTAGattatatttttacaaaaagttGGTCACCAACAATGTGTGCATGGCCAAAGCACTTCTGATGAGAAATACCGTTGTAGGTCACAAATGCGGTGATGGTTAGGATTATAATGGGAATTAAGAATGTAATGTTAAGGCAgtgttaaccctcggacgtacacgcaaatttaTACCCCACCGTGGTACTAGGTGGGTGGAAGAATCCCCCTGCCCCAGACCCCCAGAGGTTTTagtatgttgcagtatttcgaaacagTTTTACCTGCAGTGGAAAGTCTTTGATCTTTTCTTTAAGATGAGGTATTTCTTATGGTAGGTGGCGCTGCTggggcctgtgacgtcaccaacaatggtcgctaTCTTGGCCGCAATCTTGGACTTTTCCAGGAATTAGAAATaaggttaaaaccgcgagaaatagCGATTTTTGTGCTTAAGATGAAAAATACctcataaataagcactttgcatgattttagccacaagacttacttttattgttgaaacaagttgaaaaaacatgtactttCACTTAAAAATGGCTTGATCACCTcatacttatgacgtcatatctcgcaaccatagaaactgaccat
This window contains:
- the LOC140923286 gene encoding heat shock 70 kDa protein 12A-like isoform X1 is translated as MTSPVADLPESILHFEKTFLATVAIDFGTTYSGFAFSFNKEEGEDAIFMNSDWENELGYRTSKTPTCLLLKPDLSFHSFGYKAVEKYANLSSLLEEKEYWFFQNFKMCLHKSESLDLDTEIEAANGKGLQAITVFAHSIKFLKDKAVHVIRQKTEDDSFKVEDVQWVLTVPAIWNPKAKQFMRKAAYEAGIGSPNNPEQLLIALEPEAAAVLCMERKLHDPASKEEIESVEKPLSFPLLQYMVVDIGGGTFDVTVHERQGNGALKEIYKVTGGPYGGMKVNWQFQILLDEVFGAPKLRDYRVQFPGDWLKLMNDFEVKKRGTRALDRKETRIRLPASFISSINDFRSSSLKRFKSGEVKILNDEYLCLSPSAMLKLFEPVLETMKEHLNGLLNLSELSKVNMMLLVGGFAESSILQEDIKTQFSRRCRVVIPNDAGIAVVQGAVIFGKRPTKITQRVVSKTYGVDCCRDFVKGVHPEESKFIANGKEMCSDVFNCFVKENEVVQLGQRIRAMYRPLYPNEKKIKYSFYASSNPNTLMVTEEGVSRIGSVVLLSPETWRGLDRELEVSMFFGGTEITAIARDVTSGNRAQTTLDFFHNNYPK
- the LOC140923286 gene encoding heat shock 70 kDa protein 12A-like isoform X3, which translates into the protein MNSDWENELGYRTSKTPTCLLLKPDLSFHSFGYKAVEKYANLSSLLEEKEYWFFQNFKMCLHKSESLDLDTEIEAANGKGLQAITVFAHSIKFLKDKAVHVIRQKTEDDSFKVEDVQWVLTVPAIWNPKAKQFMRKAAYEAGIGSPNNPEQLLIALEPEAAAVLCMERKLHDPASKEEIESVEKPLSFPLLQYMVVDIGGGTFDVTVHERQGNGALKEIYKVTGGPYGGMKVNWQFQILLDEVFGAPKLRDYRVQFPGDWLKLMNDFEVKKRGTRALDRKETRIRLPASFISSINDFRSSSLKRFKSGEVKILNDEYLCLSPSAMLKLFEPVLETMKEHLNGLLNLSELSKVNMMLLVGGFAESSILQEDIKTQFSRRCRVVIPNDAGIAVVQGAVIFGKRPTKITQRVVSKTYGVDCCRDFVKGVHPEESKFIANGKEMCSDVFNCFVKENEVVQLGQRIRAMYRPLYPNEKKIKYSFYASSNPNTLMVTEEGVSRIGSVVLLSPETWRGLDRELEVSMFFGGTEITAIARDVTSGNRAQTTLDFFHNNYPK
- the LOC140923286 gene encoding heat shock 70 kDa protein 12A-like isoform X2 — protein: MTSPVADLPESILHFEKTFLATVAIDFGTTYSGFAFSFNKEEGEDAIFMNSDWENELGYRTSKTPTCLLLKPDLSFHSFGYKAVEKYANLSSLLEEKEYWFFQNFKMCLHKSESLDLDTEIEAANGKGLQAITVFAHSIKFLKDKAVHVIRQKTEDDSFKVEDVQWVLTVPAIWNPKAKQFMRKAAYEAGIGSPNNPEQLLIALEPEAAAVLCMERKLHDPASKEEIESVEKPLSFPLLQYMVVDIGGGTFDVTVHERQGNGALKEIYKVTGGPYGGMKVNWQFQILLDEVFGAPKLRDYRVQFPGDWLKLMNDFEVKKRGTRALDRKETRIRLPASFISSINDFRSSSLKRFKSGEVKILNDEYLCLSPSAMLKLFEPVLETMKEHLNGLLNLSELSKVNMMLLVGGFAESSILQEDIKTQFSRRCRVVIPNDAGIAVVQGAVIFGKRPTKITQRVVSKTYGVDCCRDFVKGVHPEESKFIANGKEMCSDVFNCFVKENEVVQLGQRIRAMYRPLYPNEKKIKYSFYASSNPNTLMVTEEGVSRIGSVVLLSPETWRGLDRELEISTSPIFVG